A region from the Desulfomarina profundi genome encodes:
- a CDS encoding thiamine pyrophosphate-dependent enzyme, producing MSSLLNRDRPPVFCPGCSHDLVVRALDRALVAMGKQGTEVAIVTDIGCSGLFDTFFNSHAMHGLHGRALTYATGLKMARPELTVITIMGDGGMGIGGAHFLSSCRRNLDITLLVLNNFNYGMTGGQCSVTTSPVASTASGFLNELEPSLDICKVASAAGSPWVDRVMATGKKLPEQIRDAVQYQGFSLVDIWGVCPGRYSKRNRVTLKGLEEEMAALPPVSGAVQENERDEYADLYRRKSSRLSLPSGPVDIEPIYSSAFTGQKDILLLGAAGQRVNTAGELLCLAAMSAGLHVSQKNDYPITVLRGHSISEVVLSSSPVLYTGTGHPDVVFALAREGVTRRRSVFEKLKPENLVIRGKGVEVPEHEGKTITIDFKKLRIPSMHWALISLAVLAEEKSLITEKMLRAGLAFRFSGNSLEEAESLLNHFFSRKNSYRTSHS from the coding sequence ATGAGCAGTTTACTGAACAGGGACAGGCCGCCTGTTTTTTGCCCGGGTTGCTCCCACGACCTGGTTGTCAGAGCCCTTGACAGGGCCCTGGTGGCAATGGGAAAACAGGGGACGGAAGTTGCTATTGTAACAGATATAGGCTGTTCTGGTCTTTTTGACACTTTTTTTAACAGCCATGCCATGCATGGTCTTCATGGCAGAGCTCTGACTTATGCTACCGGTCTTAAGATGGCAAGGCCCGAACTCACTGTTATTACCATTATGGGTGATGGCGGAATGGGTATAGGTGGAGCGCATTTCCTGAGCAGTTGCAGACGCAATCTTGATATTACCCTTCTTGTACTGAATAATTTCAATTATGGCATGACTGGAGGGCAATGTTCCGTCACCACGTCACCTGTTGCTTCAACTGCATCGGGATTTTTAAATGAACTGGAGCCCTCCCTGGATATCTGCAAAGTTGCTTCAGCTGCGGGAAGTCCATGGGTAGACAGGGTCATGGCAACAGGAAAAAAACTGCCAGAACAGATCAGGGATGCAGTGCAATATCAAGGGTTTTCTCTTGTGGATATCTGGGGTGTCTGTCCGGGGCGTTACAGTAAGAGGAATCGTGTCACCCTGAAAGGGCTGGAAGAGGAAATGGCTGCTTTGCCGCCTGTTTCCGGTGCGGTTCAGGAAAATGAGCGGGATGAGTACGCCGACCTTTATCGTAGAAAGAGTTCGAGATTATCTTTGCCCTCGGGCCCTGTAGATATTGAACCAATTTATTCTTCTGCGTTCACCGGGCAAAAGGATATTCTGCTCCTGGGTGCTGCAGGCCAGCGGGTCAATACTGCAGGTGAACTGCTCTGTCTGGCGGCCATGTCTGCCGGTCTGCATGTCAGTCAGAAAAATGATTATCCGATTACCGTGCTGAGGGGGCATTCCATCAGTGAGGTGGTTCTCAGTTCTTCACCAGTGTTATACACGGGGACCGGTCATCCGGATGTGGTTTTCGCCCTTGCCCGGGAAGGTGTGACTCGCAGAAGGAGTGTTTTTGAAAAACTCAAACCGGAAAACCTGGTCATCCGGGGAAAAGGTGTTGAAGTTCCGGAGCATGAAGGAAAGACAATCACAATTGATTTTAAAAAGTTACGTATTCCATCCATGCACTGGGCATTGATTTCTCTGGCTGTACTGGCAGAGGAGAAAAGTCTTATTACGGAAAAAATGCTCCGGGCGGGTCTTGCATTCAGGTTCAGCGGGAACTCTCTGGAAGAAGCAGAATCTTTACTGAATCATTTCTTCAGCAGAAAAAACTCATACCGGACTTCTCATAGTTAA
- a CDS encoding universal stress protein gives MAGSVSTVLVAIDPVSPVKSSVREALRLTSSMGAELTALSVAPRYEGDLNRLTLKNTDTQLRQPFQKCLQEASDFATSCSMPIKTVLRHGDPADEIVNWAEKTGAEFIIIGSPKRSNMERVFLSRTTAGIISLSPCDVLIIPEDSIIDFSRILVCINGSKHSMEAAQRALDLAMSYGSTVHMLTVVDIPLDKSLRYGVLKEARRKALTTLQNLAEQGRKLEVNVVTELREGTPYKNIVTYAEKNDIQLTILGSYSRTALERMFFGSIVERVTALSTCPTLIVKKLGSGGVRNFI, from the coding sequence ATGGCTGGTTCCGTCAGTACTGTTCTGGTAGCAATTGATCCGGTTTCACCGGTCAAAAGCAGTGTCAGAGAAGCCCTTCGACTCACTTCGTCCATGGGTGCTGAACTGACGGCACTCTCGGTTGCTCCCCGATATGAAGGAGACCTCAACCGTCTGACCCTGAAAAATACTGACACCCAGCTCAGACAACCGTTTCAAAAATGTCTGCAGGAGGCCTCCGACTTTGCGACCTCCTGCAGCATGCCGATAAAAACAGTCCTTCGCCATGGAGACCCGGCAGATGAAATCGTTAACTGGGCGGAAAAGACAGGTGCGGAATTCATTATCATCGGCAGTCCCAAGAGAAGCAATATGGAACGCGTTTTTCTCAGCAGGACTACCGCAGGTATTATCAGCCTCAGCCCATGCGATGTATTAATCATTCCCGAAGACTCCATTATCGATTTCTCCAGGATCCTTGTCTGCATTAACGGATCAAAGCACTCCATGGAAGCAGCCCAAAGAGCACTTGACCTGGCAATGAGCTATGGGAGCACCGTCCATATGCTTACTGTCGTAGATATCCCACTGGACAAGAGTCTGCGATATGGAGTTCTCAAGGAAGCCCGAAGGAAAGCTCTTACAACCCTTCAGAATCTCGCTGAGCAGGGGCGTAAACTGGAAGTCAATGTCGTAACAGAACTGAGGGAAGGAACTCCCTATAAGAACATTGTCACCTATGCTGAAAAAAACGATATTCAGTTGACAATTCTCGGCTCATACAGCCGAACAGCTCTGGAACGAATGTTTTTCGGTTCGATTGTTGAAAGGGTAACAGCACTTTCAACCTGTCCAACTCTGATTGTAAAAAAACTTGGCAGTGGAGGTGTCAGGAATTTTATCTGA
- a CDS encoding universal stress protein, translating into MTKHDMNEKTGKTTETPTANIPRILVVTSKGHLTEPVMDYAISVAERLNRAIHAVYVNTLPFLPDGGVRARHFSRAVRESATIFKEKARQKPVFFSYTEESGKVGKVVHRLCHSAKRIDFIVIDKGIRRSEVTRKAPVPVFSVIYTQSKKGNPTYKKKHHFNNLNTGGFSMSAKKTRYAKRCLIFGLGSAALYAAVFTSSETVMEYYTRGGWYAILPVATVFAFSYFHGSFTSAFWSMLGIEGSQKAADELAEKREKSADTVEKRRDERPRAQVNA; encoded by the coding sequence ATGACCAAACATGACATGAACGAAAAAACCGGTAAAACCACCGAGACACCAACAGCAAACATACCACGGATTCTCGTGGTGACAAGCAAGGGACACCTCACTGAACCGGTTATGGATTACGCCATCAGTGTTGCCGAGCGTCTTAACAGAGCAATACACGCTGTATACGTCAACACCCTTCCCTTTCTTCCGGACGGCGGTGTCCGTGCCCGGCACTTCAGCAGAGCTGTTAGAGAGAGTGCCACCATCTTCAAGGAAAAGGCCCGGCAAAAACCAGTATTTTTCAGCTACACGGAAGAATCAGGGAAAGTGGGTAAGGTTGTTCATCGACTGTGTCATTCGGCAAAACGTATTGATTTCATTGTAATTGACAAAGGTATCCGACGTTCTGAAGTTACCAGAAAAGCACCGGTTCCAGTTTTCAGTGTCATCTATACCCAATCTAAGAAAGGAAATCCAACATACAAAAAGAAACATCATTTCAACAATTTAAACACAGGAGGTTTTTCAATGTCCGCCAAAAAAACACGCTATGCCAAAAGATGTCTGATTTTCGGGCTCGGTTCCGCCGCTCTCTATGCGGCGGTTTTTACCAGCAGTGAAACTGTCATGGAATACTACACCAGGGGTGGCTGGTATGCCATACTGCCGGTAGCCACTGTTTTTGCCTTTTCCTATTTCCATGGAAGCTTCACAAGTGCTTTCTGGTCCATGCTCGGTATTGAAGGATCACAGAAGGCAGCTGACGAGCTTGCTGAAAAACGTGAAAAATCTGCTGACACTGTAGAAAAGCGCAGAGATGAACGTCCCAGAGCACAGGTCAATGCATAA